One Glandiceps talaboti chromosome 2, keGlaTala1.1, whole genome shotgun sequence genomic region harbors:
- the LOC144453468 gene encoding zinc finger protein 862-like, which produces MSLERFGFKSKRASSFNNENVDPAKRRKVCDPSQPQSPSRSTPSKSTERHRTSGWYPQWAEKYKWLYYEEGEGMFCKVCMKYQRSKPCGAWVKSGSTSYREDKIRQHENSTHHRVAVEMDASRKLTEKDGGITDAIQRVVTLEMEALIGALRCVYFLMKRELPHTTNLVPLLDLVKSLGCSYLDCLQSTERNHSYTSERTIQEMVWSIGEVIRSDVLSAVQKSKFLSVLIDETTDVAILKQMILYSKYMVANGDTKVSFLGMIEVPDGTASTLKNAVTTFADENGIQLTNRLAGFGSDGAAVMVGRKTGVAKQLKQVSSFMIGNHCVAHRLALAVSQAATKIPYVRKFNDTLDSLFRFYEYSPIRMSGLKEIQKTMENPVLKPKQAKAVRWLSHDAACDTLRKIYPCVVMSLHREASERNDVKAHGFVKIVEDWQFIATLYMMCDLLPHLSALSRYFQKSDLDFTGIKDQIQTTLAVLDAKLMVPGEFFRSVGDSIRNLNDNGFNISCPDQALRDFKTRVHDRFITSLTENIQARFPHSDILEAFTIFDPKLIPDAELCEVLDEYHYGEDKLEVLLDHYSTVVDEERCLVEWKCFLPTVFRKKDQLNFRETLCLLSGKLEDNFPNLSKLAQVALVIPVSTADCERGFSALKRVKTSPRNRLCERITNALLQVSIQGPAPADFDFQRAASIWGNIRNRRITLYDSCAETDL; this is translated from the exons ATGTCTCTTGAGCGATTTGGTTTCAAAAGCAAACGTGCATCGAGTTTTAACAACGAAAACGTGGATCCCGCCAAGCGTCGAAAAGTGTGCGACCCGTCTCAGCCGCAATCCCCGTCACGTTCAACTCCGTCGAAGTCAACTGAAAGACATCGTACTTCCGGATGGTATCCTCAGTGGGCCGAGAAGTACAAATGGTTGTACTATGAAGAGGGTGAAG GAATGTTTTGTAAAGTCTGTATGAAGTATCAACGATCGAAACCTTGCGGTGCATGGGTAAAATCGGGCAGCACTTCTTACAGAGAAGATAAGATACGGCAACATGAAAACAGTACGCACCACCGTGTTGCAGTGGAGATGGATGCATCACGAAAGCTTACAGAGAAGGATGGTGGTATCACTGATGCAATTCAAAGAGTTGTCACATTGGAAATGGAAGCCTTGATTGGAGCTCTCAGATGTGTTTATTTCCTGATGAAGCGAGAGTTACCACACACTACCAACCTAGTTCCTCTGTTAGATCTTGTGAAGTCTTTGGGGTGTTCCTACTTAGATTGCTTGCAGAGTACCGAGCGCAACCATTCCTACACGTCGGAACGAACGATTCAAGAAATGGTGTGGAGCATAG GAGAGGTAATCCGTTCAGATGTGCTATCAGCCGTTCAGAAAAGCAAGTTCCTGTCAGTGTTGATCGATGAAACAACCGATGTAGCCATCTTGAAGCAGATGATATTATATAGCAAGTATATGGTAGCCAACGGTGATACTAAAGTCAGCTTTCTTGGCATGATAGAG GTTCCTGATGGCACAGCTTCAACTTTGAAGAATGCTGTGACAACATTTGCAGATGAAAATGGCATCCAACTCACAAACAGACTTGCCGGTTTTGGAAGTGATGGAGCTGCAGTAATGGTTGGAAGAAAAACTGGTGTAGCAAAGCAGCTTAAACAA GTATCTTCATTCATGATAGGAAATCACTGTGTAGCACATAGGCTGGCATTGGCAGTATCTCAGGCTGCAACAAAGATTCCATATGTAAGAAAGTTCAACGACACCCTGGATTCCCTGTTTCGCTTTTATGAGTATTCTCCAATTAGAATGAGTGGACTGAAGGAAATTCAG AAAACCATGGAAAACCCAGTTCTGAAACCCAAACAAGCCAAGGCGGTAAGGTGGTTGTCACATGATGCAGCCTGTGATACACTAAGGAAAATCTATCCATGTGTTGTCATGAGTTTACACAGAGAAGCAAGTGAAAGAAATGATGTCAAGGCACATGGTTTCGTGAAGATCGTGGAGGACTGGCAGTTTATAGCCACGCTGTACATGATGTGCGACTTGCTGCCTCATCTTTCTGCTTTATCTAGGTATTTCCAG aaatCAGATCTAGATTTCACTGGTATCAAGGACCAGATACAAACAACTTTGGCAGTTCTGGATGCAAAATTAATGGTGCCAGGAGAGTTCTTCAGGAGTGTGGGTGATAGTATACGCAACCTAAATGACAATGGTTTTAATATAAGTTGCCCAGACCAAGCCCTCAGAGATTTCAAAACTCGT GTGCATGACAGATTCATCACAAGCTTGACTGAAAACATCCAGGCAAGGTTCCCCCACAGTGACATTTTAGAAGCATTCACAATCTTTGATCCTAAGCTGATACCAGATGCTGAACTCTGTGAAGTCCTGGATGAATACCATTACGGGGAAGATAAGTTAGAG GTATTACTTGACCACTATagtacagtagtagatgagGAAAGGTGTTTGGTGGAGTGGAAGTGTTTTTTACCAACTGTGTTTAGGAAGAAGGACCAACTCAACTTCAGAGAGACACTGTGTTTGCTCAGTGGAAAACTAGAAGATAACTTCCCCAATTTGTCCAAACTAGCACAGGTGGCCTTGGTTATTCCAGTGTCAACAGCAG ACTGTGAAAGGGGATTCAGTGCCCTGAAGAGAGTGAAAACATCACCAAGAAACAGACTGTGTGAAAGAATCACCAATGCTCTACTTCAGGTATCAATCCAGGGGCCAGCACCAGCAGATTTTGACTTCCAGAGAGCTGCGAGTATCTGGGGTAACATTAGAAATAGAAGGATAACTTTGTATGATAGTTGTGCAGAGACAGATTTGTAA